The following coding sequences lie in one Lolium perenne isolate Kyuss_39 chromosome 2, Kyuss_2.0, whole genome shotgun sequence genomic window:
- the LOC127329578 gene encoding 12S seed storage globulin 1-like encodes MATTSSVLFYFCVFLVCHGSMAQLFGQSFTSWRSSRQGGLRGCILDRLQAFEPIQQVRSQAGLTEYFDEKNEQFRCTGVSVIRRVIEPQGLLLPQYHNTPGLVYILQGSGYTGLILPGCPETFQKKFQHFGQAWFAEGQSERQKFKDEHQRVHHFKQGDVVALPSGIVHWCYNDGDVPIVALYVFDVNNNANQLEPRQKYILVTYYSTFLLDNMNFQDFLLAGNNKREQQFGQNIFNGFSVQLLSEAFGIDQQMAQRIRNQSDQRGDIIHVNHRLQFLKPTVNKQELVEKQAYLPIHQYQLSQSMSGSHNGLEENFCSLEARKNIENPNNPDTYNPRAGSITRLTSNSFPILHLVQMSATRVNLYQNAVLSPFWNINAHSVMYIIQGHARVQVVNNYGRTVFDDLVHKGQLLIIPQHYVVLKKAKREGCQYISFKTNPNSMVSHIAGRNSIMSALPVDVIANAFQISRQEARNLKNNRGEEYGAFTPEFTPTSWQSYPDNDEESSSSNKASK; translated from the exons ATGGCAACTACTAGttctgttttgttttacttttgtGTATTTCTCGTGTGCCATGGGTCCATGGCTCAACTGTTTGGCCAGAGCTTTACTTCATGGCGAAGCTCCCGACAAGGAGGTTTAAGGGGGTGCATATTAGATAGGCTACAAGCATTTGAACCAATTCAGCAAGTGAGGTCACAAGCTGGCCTCACTGAATACTTCGATGAGAAGAATGAGCAATTTCGTTGCACCGGGGTATCTGTCATCCGTCGTGTTATCGAGCCTCAAGGCCTCTTATTACCTCAATATCACAACACTCCTGGCTTGGTGTACATTCTCCAAG GTAGTGGTTACACAGGGCTGATTTTGCCTGGATGCCCAGAGACCTTCCAAAAAAAATTCCAACATTTTGGTCAAGCGTGGTTTGCCGAAGGTCAAAGCGAAAGGCAAAAGTTTAAGGACGAGCACCAAAGAGTTCACCATTTCaagcaaggagatgttgttgcaCTGCCATCTGGCATTGTACATTGGTGCTACAATGATGGTGATGTGCCAATTGTGGCTTTGTATGTCTTCGACGTAAACAACAATGCTAATCAGCTTGAACCTAGACAGAAG tatatattagtgacatattattCAACATTTTTACTTGATAATATGAATTTTCAGGATTTCTTGCTGGCTGGTAACAACAAGAGAGAgcaacaatttggacaaaacatatTCAATGGATTTAGTGTCCAATTGCTAAGTGAGGCCTTTGGTATCGATCAACAAATGGCACAAAGGATAAGGAATCAAAGTGACCAAAGAGGCGATATAATTCATGTTAATCACCGCCTTCAGTTCTTGAAGCCCACTGTGAACAAGCAAGAACTAGTAGAGAAGCAAGCATACCTACCAATTCATCAATATCAGCTAAGTCAATCAATGAGTGGAAGTCACAATGGTTTAGAGGAGAACTTTTGTTCATTAGAGGCAAGGAAGAACATTGAAAACCCTAATAATCCCGACACATACAACCCACGTGCTGGCAGTATAACACGCCTCACCAGCAATAGTTTCCCCATCCTTCACCTTGTGCAAATGAGTGCTACAAGAGTAAATCTCTACCAG AATGCTGTCCTTTCACCATTCTGGAACATTAATGCACACAGTGTCATGTACATAATCCAAGGACATGCTCGAGTTCAGGTTGTCAATAACTATGGTCGGACCGTATTCGACGACCTTGTTCATAAAGGGCAATTGTTAATCATACCCCAACACTATGTTGTTCTCAAGAAGGCAAAGCGTGAAGGATGCCAATACATATCATTCAAGACCAACCCAAACTCCATGGTTAGTCACATCGCAGGAAGGAACTCTATCATGAGTGCCTTGCCTGTTGATGTCATCGCCAATGCTTTTCAGATTTCCAGACAAGAAGCCCGAAACCTTAAAAACAATAGGGGAGAAGAGTATGGCGCATTCACTCCTGAATTTACCCCAACGAGCTGGCAGAGTTACCCAGACAATGATGAGGAGTCCTCTTCATCTAATAAggcatccaagtga
- the LOC127330902 gene encoding tRNA-dihydrouridine(47) synthase [NAD(P)(+)]-like isoform X2 has product MAATAPADVLPDPCPTAADSSPPPPPTPEELVARAVAPVKAAFLRPPPVRDTPTNEESRASGAVPLEKKSKRQFRRERKQEQESVSRLCVAVGKTGKADACKYGASCRFSHDVDAYLAQKPADLEGTCPFTVLEQSCQYGLTCRFFGTHKDNHAPSENHEINPLSKDIQKLLWKTKYKFPRASAQIKHLGLKEVMKIKANATTDDKRADHDNPDVSCDMSGDDKTESLCSAPVNVDHDSSLCEEMDNLGGEPLVDNSVPCVGPRASKKSKVEGDEIHKNAADSHDTKVYPEDPSLLNGLEVPSDSTSSCRVDLVTTPHLHEKKIIDFREKLYLAPLTTVGNLPFRRLCKTLGADITCGEMAMCTNLMQGQASEWALLRRHSSEDLFGVQICGAFPDTVARTVELVDNECSFDFIDINMGCPIDVVVNKGAGSSLLNKPMRIKGIVQASSAVTNRPLTVKVRTAFFEGRNRADSLVSDIYDWGASAITIHGRSRQQRYSKLADWDYINQCAQKAPDDLHVIGNGDIFSFTDWNRHVSGSSKISTCMIARGALIKPWIFTEIKEQRDWDITSDERLDILRDFVRFGLEHWGSDTKGVETTRHFLLEWLSYTCRYIPVGLLDVVPQRLNWRPPSYCGRNDLETLMASDSAADWVRISELLLGKVPEGFTFAPKHKSNAYDRAENG; this is encoded by the exons ATGGCCGCCACCGCGCCGGCCGATGTCCTGCCAGACCCTTGCCCCACCGccgcggattcctctccgccgcctcctcccacaccGGAGGAGCTGGTAGCCCGCGCCGTCGCCCCCGTCAAGGCCGCCTTCCTGCGCCCGCCCCCCGTGCGCGACACCCCCACCAACGAGGAGAGCAGGGCCAGCGGCGCCGTTCCCCTCGAGAAGAAGTCCAAGCGCCAGTTCAGGCGCGAGCGCAAGCAG GAACAGGAGTCTGTGTCACGTCTTTGTGTAGCAGTAGGGAAAACTGGAAAAGCAGACGCTTGCAAATATGGCGCTTCTTGCCGTTTCAGCCATGACGTAGATGCATATTTGGCTCAG AAACCAGCTGACCTTGAAGGAACGTGCCCATTTACTGTTTTGGAGCAGTCTTGCCAGTATGGACTAACTTGTCGATTTTTTGGTACACATAAGGACAACCATGCACCTTCTGAGAACCATGAGATAAATCCTTTGAGTAAAGATATTCAAAAGCTTTTATGGAAGACCAAATATAAATTTCCCAGGGCTAGTGCCCAGATCAAACATCTTGGTCTTAAG GAAGTCATGAAGATTAAAGCAAATGCAACAACCGATGATAAGAGGGCTGATCATGATAATCCAGATGTATCATGTGATATGAGTGGTGATGATAAAACTGAATCTCTTTGCAGTGCTCCTGTGAATGTGGACCATGATTCCAGTTTATGTGAGGAAATGGATAATTTGGGGGGTGAACCTTTGGTTGATAACTCTGTTCCATGTGTCGGACCAAGGGCATCAAAGAAGTCAAAGGTTGAAGGTGATGAAATTCACAAAAATGCAGCTG ATTCTCATGACACTAAGGTGTACCCTGAAGATCCTAGTTTACTTAATGGATTGGAAGTCCCTTCAGATAGCACAAGCTCTTGCAGAGTTGACCTAGTCACAACACCTCATTTACATGAAAAAAAGATCATAGATTTTCGGGAGAAATTGTACCTTGCTCCCTTGACCACTGTTGGGAATCTTCCTTTTCGGAGGCTGTGCAAAACATTGGGAGCTGATATTACTTGTGGAGAAATGGCTATGTGCACTAATCTTATGCAG GGGCAAGCGTCAGAGTGGGCTTTGCTGCGACGACATTCATCAGAAGATTTATTTGGGGTGCAAATATGTGGAGCTTTTCCAGATACAGTAGCACGGACAGTTGAACTAGTGGATAATGAGTGTTCGTTTGACTTCATTGACATAAATATGGGCTGCCCAATTGATGTAGTTGTCAACAAGGGTGCTGGGTCCtcattgctcaacaaacctatgaGGATTAAGGGTATTGTTCAAGCATCATCTGCTGTCACTAACAGACCTTTAACTGTTAAG GTAAGAACAGCTTTCTTTGAAGGTAGGAACCGTGCTGATTCTTTAGTTTCAGACATTTATGACTGGGGTGCTTCAGCCATAACAATACATGGTCGATCACGGCAACAACGCTACAGCAAACTTGCCGATTGGGACTATATTAACCAGTGTGCACAGAAGGCCCCTGACGACCTGCATGTCATTGGAAATGGTGATATATTCTCCTTTACCGACTGGAACAGGCATGTTTCAGGCTCCTCCAAAATTTCCACTTGCATGATTGCTCGTGGTGCACTTATCAAG CCTTGGATATTTACCGAGATAAAAGAACAAAGGGACTGGGATATTACATCTGATGAGAGGCTCGATATTCTCAGAGATTTTGTGCGTTTCGGTCTGGAACATTGGGGTTCCGATACCAAAG GTGTGGAGACGACCCGCCATTTCCTGCTAGAATGGCTGAGCTATACGTGCCGGTACATCCCGGTGGGGCTGCTGGATGTCGTCCCGCAGCGGCTCAACTGGAGGCCCCCGAGCTACTGCGGCCGCAACGACCTCGAGACCCTGATGGCCTCCGACTCAGCCGCCGACTGG GTGAGGATCTCAGAGTTGCTGCTGGGCAAGGTCCCGGAAGGGTTCACCTTCGCGCCCAAGCACAAGTCCAACGCCTACGACCGCGCAGAGAATGGCTAA
- the LOC127330902 gene encoding tRNA-dihydrouridine(47) synthase [NAD(P)(+)]-like isoform X1: MAATAPADVLPDPCPTAADSSPPPPPTPEELVARAVAPVKAAFLRPPPVRDTPTNEESRASGAVPLEKKSKRQFRRERKQEQESVSRLCVAVGKTGKADACKYGASCRFSHDVDAYLAQKPADLEGTCPFTVLEQSCQYGLTCRFFGTHKDNHAPSENHEINPLSKDIQKLLWKTKYKFPRASAQIKHLGLKEVMKIKANATTDDKRADHDNPDVSCDMSGDDKTESLCSAPVNVDHDSSLCEEMDNLGGEPLVDNSVPCVGPRASKKSKVEGDEIHKNAAGSDSHDTKVYPEDPSLLNGLEVPSDSTSSCRVDLVTTPHLHEKKIIDFREKLYLAPLTTVGNLPFRRLCKTLGADITCGEMAMCTNLMQGQASEWALLRRHSSEDLFGVQICGAFPDTVARTVELVDNECSFDFIDINMGCPIDVVVNKGAGSSLLNKPMRIKGIVQASSAVTNRPLTVKVRTAFFEGRNRADSLVSDIYDWGASAITIHGRSRQQRYSKLADWDYINQCAQKAPDDLHVIGNGDIFSFTDWNRHVSGSSKISTCMIARGALIKPWIFTEIKEQRDWDITSDERLDILRDFVRFGLEHWGSDTKGVETTRHFLLEWLSYTCRYIPVGLLDVVPQRLNWRPPSYCGRNDLETLMASDSAADWVRISELLLGKVPEGFTFAPKHKSNAYDRAENG, from the exons ATGGCCGCCACCGCGCCGGCCGATGTCCTGCCAGACCCTTGCCCCACCGccgcggattcctctccgccgcctcctcccacaccGGAGGAGCTGGTAGCCCGCGCCGTCGCCCCCGTCAAGGCCGCCTTCCTGCGCCCGCCCCCCGTGCGCGACACCCCCACCAACGAGGAGAGCAGGGCCAGCGGCGCCGTTCCCCTCGAGAAGAAGTCCAAGCGCCAGTTCAGGCGCGAGCGCAAGCAG GAACAGGAGTCTGTGTCACGTCTTTGTGTAGCAGTAGGGAAAACTGGAAAAGCAGACGCTTGCAAATATGGCGCTTCTTGCCGTTTCAGCCATGACGTAGATGCATATTTGGCTCAG AAACCAGCTGACCTTGAAGGAACGTGCCCATTTACTGTTTTGGAGCAGTCTTGCCAGTATGGACTAACTTGTCGATTTTTTGGTACACATAAGGACAACCATGCACCTTCTGAGAACCATGAGATAAATCCTTTGAGTAAAGATATTCAAAAGCTTTTATGGAAGACCAAATATAAATTTCCCAGGGCTAGTGCCCAGATCAAACATCTTGGTCTTAAG GAAGTCATGAAGATTAAAGCAAATGCAACAACCGATGATAAGAGGGCTGATCATGATAATCCAGATGTATCATGTGATATGAGTGGTGATGATAAAACTGAATCTCTTTGCAGTGCTCCTGTGAATGTGGACCATGATTCCAGTTTATGTGAGGAAATGGATAATTTGGGGGGTGAACCTTTGGTTGATAACTCTGTTCCATGTGTCGGACCAAGGGCATCAAAGAAGTCAAAGGTTGAAGGTGATGAAATTCACAAAAATGCAGCTG GGTCAGATTCTCATGACACTAAGGTGTACCCTGAAGATCCTAGTTTACTTAATGGATTGGAAGTCCCTTCAGATAGCACAAGCTCTTGCAGAGTTGACCTAGTCACAACACCTCATTTACATGAAAAAAAGATCATAGATTTTCGGGAGAAATTGTACCTTGCTCCCTTGACCACTGTTGGGAATCTTCCTTTTCGGAGGCTGTGCAAAACATTGGGAGCTGATATTACTTGTGGAGAAATGGCTATGTGCACTAATCTTATGCAG GGGCAAGCGTCAGAGTGGGCTTTGCTGCGACGACATTCATCAGAAGATTTATTTGGGGTGCAAATATGTGGAGCTTTTCCAGATACAGTAGCACGGACAGTTGAACTAGTGGATAATGAGTGTTCGTTTGACTTCATTGACATAAATATGGGCTGCCCAATTGATGTAGTTGTCAACAAGGGTGCTGGGTCCtcattgctcaacaaacctatgaGGATTAAGGGTATTGTTCAAGCATCATCTGCTGTCACTAACAGACCTTTAACTGTTAAG GTAAGAACAGCTTTCTTTGAAGGTAGGAACCGTGCTGATTCTTTAGTTTCAGACATTTATGACTGGGGTGCTTCAGCCATAACAATACATGGTCGATCACGGCAACAACGCTACAGCAAACTTGCCGATTGGGACTATATTAACCAGTGTGCACAGAAGGCCCCTGACGACCTGCATGTCATTGGAAATGGTGATATATTCTCCTTTACCGACTGGAACAGGCATGTTTCAGGCTCCTCCAAAATTTCCACTTGCATGATTGCTCGTGGTGCACTTATCAAG CCTTGGATATTTACCGAGATAAAAGAACAAAGGGACTGGGATATTACATCTGATGAGAGGCTCGATATTCTCAGAGATTTTGTGCGTTTCGGTCTGGAACATTGGGGTTCCGATACCAAAG GTGTGGAGACGACCCGCCATTTCCTGCTAGAATGGCTGAGCTATACGTGCCGGTACATCCCGGTGGGGCTGCTGGATGTCGTCCCGCAGCGGCTCAACTGGAGGCCCCCGAGCTACTGCGGCCGCAACGACCTCGAGACCCTGATGGCCTCCGACTCAGCCGCCGACTGG GTGAGGATCTCAGAGTTGCTGCTGGGCAAGGTCCCGGAAGGGTTCACCTTCGCGCCCAAGCACAAGTCCAACGCCTACGACCGCGCAGAGAATGGCTAA
- the LOC127330903 gene encoding peptidyl-prolyl cis-trans isomerase Pin1, producing MASAAGEDTVRASHILIKHEGSRRKASWKDPEGRVISATTRADAAARLGELRDQILSGRGSFADLAAQHSDCSSARRGGDLGTFGRRQMQKPFEDATYALKVGEISDIIDTESGVHIILRTA from the exons ATGGCGTCGGCAGCTGGGGAGGACACGGTGCGGGCGTCGCACATCCTGATCAAGCACGAGGGTTCCCGCCGCAAGGCGTCCTGGAAGGACCCCGAGGGCCGGGTCATCTCCGCCACCACGCGCGCCGACGCCGCCGCGCGCCTCGGGGAGCTCCGCGACCAGATCCTCTCCGGCCGGGGCTCCTTCGCCGACCTCGCCGCGCAGCACTCCGACTGCTCCTCCGCCCGCCGCGGCGGCGACCTAG GCACCTTtgggaggaggcagatgcagaagCCCTTCGAGGATGCCACATACGCGCTCAAGGTGGGTGAGATCAGTGACATCATCGACACCGAGAGTGGCGTCCACATCATCCTTCGGACCGCCTGA